One genomic segment of Cololabis saira isolate AMF1-May2022 chromosome 22, fColSai1.1, whole genome shotgun sequence includes these proteins:
- the pdha1b gene encoding pyruvate dehydrogenase E1 subunit alpha 1b isoform X3 — protein MKNMMSLISNALCRIAGKSVGNRVVVSRSYADFTPAASFDVKKCGLHRLDEGPPERAELTREQGLQYYRTMQSIRRMELKADQLYKQKIIRGFCHLYDGQEACAAGIEASINPTDHLITAYRAHGYTYTRGVSMKEILAELTGRKGGVAKGKGGSMHMYAPNFYGGNGIVGAQVPLGAGIALACQYHGNNQLCVTLYGDGAANQGQLFEAFNMAALWKLPCIFVCENNQYGMGTSVERASASTEYYRRGDYIPGLRVDGMDVLCVREATKFAADHCRSGKGPIIMELQTYRYHGHSMSDPGVSYRTREEIQEVRSKSDPISMLKERMLSNNMAAVEEFKEIDIDIRKQVEEAAQFATSDPEPPLDELCNHIFHNDPPLEVRGTNPWSKLKSVS, from the exons GGCAACCGAGTGGTGGTGTCGCGCTCCTACGCTGACTTCACCCCCGCGGCCAGCTTCGATGTCAAG AAGTGCGGGCTGCACCGGCTGGACGAGGGCCCCCCCGAGCGGGCCGAGCTGACCCGGGAGCAGGGCCTGCAGTACTACCGGACCATGCAGAGCATCCGCCGCATGGAGCTGAAGGCCGACCAGCTGTACAAGCAGAAGATCATCCGGGGCTTCTGCCACCTGTACGACGGGCAG GAAGCGTGCGCCGCGGGCATCGAGGCGTCCATCAACCCCACCGACCACCTGATCACGGCGTACCGCGCCCACGGCTACACCTACACCCGCGGCGTGTCCATGAAGGAGATCCTGGCCGAGCTCACAG GTCGCAAAGGGGGCGTGGCCAAAGGGAAGGGCGGCTCCATGCACATGTACGCGCCAAACTTCTACGGAGGAAACGGCATCGTGGGCGCGCAG gtGCCGCTGGGCGCCGGCATCGCCCTGGCCTGCCAGTACCACGGCAACAACCAGCTGTGCGTCACGCTGTACGGAGACGGCGCGGCCAACCAG GGCCAGCTGTTCGAGGCCTTCAACATGGCGGCGCTGTGGAAGCTGCCCTGCATCTTCGTGTGCGAGAACAACCAGTACGGCATGGGCACGTCGGTGGAGCGGGCGTCGGCCAGCACCGAGTACTACCGCCGCGGAGACTACATCCCCGGGCTGCGG GTGGACGGGATGGACGTTCTGTGCGTCAGAGAGGCCACGAAGTTCGCCGCCGATCACTGCAGATCTGGAAAG GGTCCGATCATCATGGAGCTGCAGACCTACCGTTACCATGGACACAGCATGAGCGACCCCGGCGTCAG CTACCGGACCCGGGAGGAGATCCAGGAGGTCCGCAGCAAGAGCGACCCCATCTCCATGCTGAAGGAGAGGATGCTGAGCAACAACATGGCCGCcgtggaggagttcaag gagaTCGACATCGACATCCGTAAGCAGGTGGAGGAGGCGGCCCAGTTCGCCACCTCGGACCCGGAGCCGCCGCTGGACGAACTCTGCAACCACATCTTCCACAACGACCCGCCGCTGGAGGTGCGGGGAACCAACCCCTGGTCCAAGCTCAAGTCCGTCAGCTAG
- the pdha1b gene encoding pyruvate dehydrogenase E1 subunit alpha 1b isoform X1, whose product MKNMMSLISNALCRIAGKSVGAQTVSELLADLSEYVRVTSPPADPAPATPAPAPPQRRPPEPPPVGPAAPPARLVSGRSAGPDPPGNRVVVSRSYADFTPAASFDVKKCGLHRLDEGPPERAELTREQGLQYYRTMQSIRRMELKADQLYKQKIIRGFCHLYDGQEACAAGIEASINPTDHLITAYRAHGYTYTRGVSMKEILAELTGRKGGVAKGKGGSMHMYAPNFYGGNGIVGAQVPLGAGIALACQYHGNNQLCVTLYGDGAANQGQLFEAFNMAALWKLPCIFVCENNQYGMGTSVERASASTEYYRRGDYIPGLRVDGMDVLCVREATKFAADHCRSGKGPIIMELQTYRYHGHSMSDPGVSYRTREEIQEVRSKSDPISMLKERMLSNNMAAVEEFKEIDIDIRKQVEEAAQFATSDPEPPLDELCNHIFHNDPPLEVRGTNPWSKLKSVS is encoded by the exons GGAGCCCAAACGGTGTCGGAG CTGCTGGCCGACCTGTCAGAGTACGTCCGTGTGACGTCACCGCCGGCAGACCCGGCCCCAGCGACGCCGGCCCCGGCACCGCCCCAGCGTCGGCCACCCGAGCCTCCACCCGTCGGCCCTGCAGCACCTCCTGCGCGGTTAGTTAGCGGCCGGAGCGCCGGGCCCGACCCGCCT GGCAACCGAGTGGTGGTGTCGCGCTCCTACGCTGACTTCACCCCCGCGGCCAGCTTCGATGTCAAG AAGTGCGGGCTGCACCGGCTGGACGAGGGCCCCCCCGAGCGGGCCGAGCTGACCCGGGAGCAGGGCCTGCAGTACTACCGGACCATGCAGAGCATCCGCCGCATGGAGCTGAAGGCCGACCAGCTGTACAAGCAGAAGATCATCCGGGGCTTCTGCCACCTGTACGACGGGCAG GAAGCGTGCGCCGCGGGCATCGAGGCGTCCATCAACCCCACCGACCACCTGATCACGGCGTACCGCGCCCACGGCTACACCTACACCCGCGGCGTGTCCATGAAGGAGATCCTGGCCGAGCTCACAG GTCGCAAAGGGGGCGTGGCCAAAGGGAAGGGCGGCTCCATGCACATGTACGCGCCAAACTTCTACGGAGGAAACGGCATCGTGGGCGCGCAG gtGCCGCTGGGCGCCGGCATCGCCCTGGCCTGCCAGTACCACGGCAACAACCAGCTGTGCGTCACGCTGTACGGAGACGGCGCGGCCAACCAG GGCCAGCTGTTCGAGGCCTTCAACATGGCGGCGCTGTGGAAGCTGCCCTGCATCTTCGTGTGCGAGAACAACCAGTACGGCATGGGCACGTCGGTGGAGCGGGCGTCGGCCAGCACCGAGTACTACCGCCGCGGAGACTACATCCCCGGGCTGCGG GTGGACGGGATGGACGTTCTGTGCGTCAGAGAGGCCACGAAGTTCGCCGCCGATCACTGCAGATCTGGAAAG GGTCCGATCATCATGGAGCTGCAGACCTACCGTTACCATGGACACAGCATGAGCGACCCCGGCGTCAG CTACCGGACCCGGGAGGAGATCCAGGAGGTCCGCAGCAAGAGCGACCCCATCTCCATGCTGAAGGAGAGGATGCTGAGCAACAACATGGCCGCcgtggaggagttcaag gagaTCGACATCGACATCCGTAAGCAGGTGGAGGAGGCGGCCCAGTTCGCCACCTCGGACCCGGAGCCGCCGCTGGACGAACTCTGCAACCACATCTTCCACAACGACCCGCCGCTGGAGGTGCGGGGAACCAACCCCTGGTCCAAGCTCAAGTCCGTCAGCTAG
- the pdha1b gene encoding pyruvate dehydrogenase E1 subunit alpha 1b isoform X2, translated as MKNMMSLISNALCRIAGKSVGAQTVSEGNRVVVSRSYADFTPAASFDVKKCGLHRLDEGPPERAELTREQGLQYYRTMQSIRRMELKADQLYKQKIIRGFCHLYDGQEACAAGIEASINPTDHLITAYRAHGYTYTRGVSMKEILAELTGRKGGVAKGKGGSMHMYAPNFYGGNGIVGAQVPLGAGIALACQYHGNNQLCVTLYGDGAANQGQLFEAFNMAALWKLPCIFVCENNQYGMGTSVERASASTEYYRRGDYIPGLRVDGMDVLCVREATKFAADHCRSGKGPIIMELQTYRYHGHSMSDPGVSYRTREEIQEVRSKSDPISMLKERMLSNNMAAVEEFKEIDIDIRKQVEEAAQFATSDPEPPLDELCNHIFHNDPPLEVRGTNPWSKLKSVS; from the exons GGAGCCCAAACGGTGTCGGAG GGCAACCGAGTGGTGGTGTCGCGCTCCTACGCTGACTTCACCCCCGCGGCCAGCTTCGATGTCAAG AAGTGCGGGCTGCACCGGCTGGACGAGGGCCCCCCCGAGCGGGCCGAGCTGACCCGGGAGCAGGGCCTGCAGTACTACCGGACCATGCAGAGCATCCGCCGCATGGAGCTGAAGGCCGACCAGCTGTACAAGCAGAAGATCATCCGGGGCTTCTGCCACCTGTACGACGGGCAG GAAGCGTGCGCCGCGGGCATCGAGGCGTCCATCAACCCCACCGACCACCTGATCACGGCGTACCGCGCCCACGGCTACACCTACACCCGCGGCGTGTCCATGAAGGAGATCCTGGCCGAGCTCACAG GTCGCAAAGGGGGCGTGGCCAAAGGGAAGGGCGGCTCCATGCACATGTACGCGCCAAACTTCTACGGAGGAAACGGCATCGTGGGCGCGCAG gtGCCGCTGGGCGCCGGCATCGCCCTGGCCTGCCAGTACCACGGCAACAACCAGCTGTGCGTCACGCTGTACGGAGACGGCGCGGCCAACCAG GGCCAGCTGTTCGAGGCCTTCAACATGGCGGCGCTGTGGAAGCTGCCCTGCATCTTCGTGTGCGAGAACAACCAGTACGGCATGGGCACGTCGGTGGAGCGGGCGTCGGCCAGCACCGAGTACTACCGCCGCGGAGACTACATCCCCGGGCTGCGG GTGGACGGGATGGACGTTCTGTGCGTCAGAGAGGCCACGAAGTTCGCCGCCGATCACTGCAGATCTGGAAAG GGTCCGATCATCATGGAGCTGCAGACCTACCGTTACCATGGACACAGCATGAGCGACCCCGGCGTCAG CTACCGGACCCGGGAGGAGATCCAGGAGGTCCGCAGCAAGAGCGACCCCATCTCCATGCTGAAGGAGAGGATGCTGAGCAACAACATGGCCGCcgtggaggagttcaag gagaTCGACATCGACATCCGTAAGCAGGTGGAGGAGGCGGCCCAGTTCGCCACCTCGGACCCGGAGCCGCCGCTGGACGAACTCTGCAACCACATCTTCCACAACGACCCGCCGCTGGAGGTGCGGGGAACCAACCCCTGGTCCAAGCTCAAGTCCGTCAGCTAG